One Vespa crabro chromosome 1, iyVesCrab1.2, whole genome shotgun sequence genomic region harbors:
- the LOC124432366 gene encoding uncharacterized protein LOC124432366 isoform X1 — MSRLTGSKALSALTILLVTAATLAIQNDRTSSRSSQDDPVLSASSYTGPQRTTLSSDRRDESLTFHRTSPVFRLETSKSVYSYDNKNEIRESRSEEPIDQLTSSKHVDHIDGNNIEVKSGEYYRNIIPTTSRSISGEGHGAPQGRNLLTEPHQPVGIQDRPVLYLQGIDQPRQPRQEKIYSEHAPPPILQTALPGRQANPDIQDIITGIVKLLNGNVNVAANTVRPLRPIQATRINNRGPPRISDVPPLPPDFDTPGMNPPPPPDTPYPFDKPPSPERPLINQLPPERPIRPFLNGVPLPEQIVPSGNRPWSWNRPGVHRRPIPAYKPLPANLDSSFHRDKDHLSNEKHTEKPHFDLNPDQQQIELNTTNESANVDDGIATNHKTIENKIGNSPNQEEQESPANPTKKGEHDDFTKKIHKYQSHMKDKINNDNTLVLGAEQEENENQPSSVIRYTDFPKPVISFNSQTKDTKITKTSQVAISSVVNSKNEESKLDVAFSSSIKPTKSFPTSTLNVETSSSVRVIEPTPTRTDVRPTSVPSNDDSSKPFETLTTTTTTTTTTTTTTKITTTTELEPSSTFTESGSIEIRTTSSTPTESLPTTIVKTMSTTQKSMIHSSMSSIFSKNTAPTDRYSYRPRPGIVLDDTLDYTGTPGLATQRPYPSPRPTSLVDIFDVTVSAVQGPGGSSGDGVRVSINGGNADVILTSAVEGQGFVSIDGKRTYLNLFDNTDRTSTSSQVIPQPTRTQPPHVVGTGLAIPQPDTPSINQRPALLSPRPNYPKRPTQPPVRIDTCIVGDSSTCDASQHEACATIQGVSACHCKPGYARLQHSLPCKKIVSIVVSIRIDRFYDRKVVWDRGLADKDSESYQTLAFEANRAIESAMSMTPFSDEHMGSSVNSVYQGDVSQGQGGVFVNATLKLIYEPRTVRPSLAGELQKQLLGVIHRRNNNIGNSALYVDSPRGSISNLQDLDECASSELNDCHSYATCTNTWGGFTCTCNPGLKDPHKDDSNEAGRSCLSCPSTHCNNRGTCSYQNDQMQCACTGNYYGTQCEVDGEVLGVAIGASVAALIIIVLTLVCLVMWSRRWSREQKSVGSPVYGYIQGGIPGTLPGTLARVGSVGTLASVKQGPPPNLPPYMLAHFADHMATANIYATEPMGPTRPSSAMFGYPPINVHGTLPPVPLPRLQAPPRPRQRHQPDPDSSDSEPQDKDRADLIPQSNGFHVPRPKSRSSLAVSITKQRVFSRYNILLALNPIIRAGRRFIFTLLLSSCISSRKKVFSFPHFIESKWNLQRRGVRSRRCSAPVQKQYTNVHL, encoded by the exons ATGTCGAGATTGACCGGTTCGAAGGCCTTATCGGCCTTGACCATTCTCCTCGTAACCGCCG CTACCTTGGCCATACAAAACGATCGAACCTCCTCTAGATCGTCTCAAGATGATCCGGTTTTAAGTGCGAGCTCTTACACGGGTCCTCAAAGGACGACCTTGAGTTCCGATCGACGGGACGAGTCGTTGACTTTTCACCGAACTTCTCCTGTTTTTCGATTGGAGACTTCCAAGAGCGTCTAcagttacgataataaaaatgaaatcagAGAGTCTCGTTCCGAAGAACCGATAGATCAGTTGACTTCTTCAAAGCACGTCGATCATATAGACGGTAATAACATCGAAGTGAAGTCCGGAGAATATTATCG CAATATAATACCAACGACGAGTCGATCGATTTCGGGGGAAGGACATGGGGCTCCGCAGGGACGGAATCTCTTGACGGAGCCCCATCAGCCGGTTGGAATCCAAGACCGACCAGTACTCTATTTGCAAGGAATAGACCAACCAAGACAACCTCGCCAAGAGAAGATTTATAGCGAACACGCGCCACCGCCTATTCTACAAACTGCCTTGCCTGGTAGACAAGCCAATCCTGATATTCAGGACATCATTACGGGTATCGTAAAACTTTTGAACGGGAATGTCAATGTGGCTGCTAATACTGTAAGACCGTTGAGGCCGATCCAAGCGACGAG GATCAACAATAGAGGACCGCCGAGAATTTCGGACGTTCCTCCTTTACCACCGGACTTTGATACGCCTGGTATgaatcctcctcctccaccggACACTCCTTATCCGTTTGACAAGCCACCGAGTCCTGAGAGGCCTCTGATCAATCAGTTACCACCGGAAAGGCCGATCAGGCCTTTCTTGAACGGTGTACCTTTACCGGAACAAATTGTACCTTCGGGAAATCGTCCTTGGTCCTGGAACAGGCCtg GTGTTCATAGACGACCAATTCCAGCGTACAAACCTCTACCAGCGAATTTAGATTCTAGCTTCCATCGGGACAAGGATCATCTGAGCAACGAAAAGCACACCGAGAAGCCGCATTTTGATTTGAACCCAGATCAACAGCAGATTGAACTCAATACGACCAACGAGTCTGCGAACGTGGACGATGGCATCGCGACGAATCacaaaacgatagaaaataaaataggaaaTAGTCCTAACCAGGAGGAGCAGGAAAGTCCTGCGAATCCAACGAAGAAAGGAGAACACGATGATTTTACGAAAAAGATACACAAGTATCAGTCTCACATGAAGGATAAgataaataacgacaatactcTCGTGTTGGGTGCCGAACAAGAGGAAAATGAGAATCAACCTAGCAGCGTGATACGATATACGGATTTTCCAAAACCCGTCATATCTTTTAACAGTCAAACCAAGGACACGAAGATTACGAAAACGAGTCAAGTCGCGATATCTTCGGTCGTCAACtcgaagaacgaagaaagcaAACTCGACGTTGCGTTTTCGAGTAGCATCAAACCTACGAAATCGTTCCCAACGAGCACTTTGAACGTTGAAACGAGCTCGTCGGTACGAGTGATCGAACCGACGCCAACAAGGACGGACGTTCGGCCTACTTCTGTCCCTTCGAACGACGATTCGAGTAAACCTTTCGAAACgttgacaacgacgacgacgacgacgacgacgacgacgacgacgacgaagattaCAACGACGACGGAATTAGAGCCGAGTAGTACGTTTACCGAATCGGGAAGCATAGAAATTAGAACGACTTCTTCGACGCCAACGGAGAGTTTACCTACGACGATTGTCAAAACTATGAGCACCACTCAGAAAAGTATGATTCATTCTTCGATGAGCAGCATCTTTTCGAAAAATACAG cTCCTACGGATCGATATTCCTACCGACCTCGGCCTGGAATAGTACTAGACGATACCTTGGACTACACGGGAACCCCAGGATTGGCTACGCAAAGACCTTACCCTTCGCCAAGACCCACGTCCTTGGTCGACATATTCGACGTCACCGTTTCTGCGGTTCAAGGCCCTGGTGGAAGTTCTG GAGATGGCGTCAGGGTATCTATAAACGGAGGAAACGCCGATGTTATTCTCACTTCTGCCGTGGAAGGTCAAGGGTTTGTAAGTATCGACGGTAAAAGGACCTATCTGAATTTGTTCGATAATACCGATCGAACTTCTACATCCTCGCAAGTGATACCTCAACCAACTAGAACTCAGCCTCCGCATGTCGTCGGCACCGG TCTAGCGATCCCGCAACCTGACACTCCGAGCATCAATCAACGTCCTGCCTTATTGTCACCAAGACCGAATTATCCAAAACGACCGACTCAGCCTCCCGTTAGGATAGACACTTGTATAGTTGGCGATAGTAGTACCTGCGATGCGAGTCAACACGAGGCATGTGCAACTATTCAAGGTGTATCAGCGTGTCACTGTAAACCAGGATACGCGAGATTACAACATTCTCTCCCATGTAAAA AAATCGTCAGTATCGTGGTATCCATTAGGATAGACAGATTTTACGATAGAAAGGTTGTCTGGGATCGTGGACTCGCTGACAAGGATTCCGAATCTTATCAAACATTGGCTTTCGAAGCAAACAGAGCC ATCGAGTCTGCGATGTCTATGACGCCTTTCTCGGACGAGCATATGGGATCGTCTGTAAATTCTGTATATCAAGGTGACGTGAGTCAAGGACAAGGAGGAGTCTTTGTAAATGCTACCTTGAAACTCATCTATGAACCGAGAACGGTGCGACCTAGTTTGGCTGGCGAATTGCAGAAACAACTTCTCGGCGTTATtcatagaagaaataataatattggaaaTAGCGCGCTGTACGTCGACAGTCCTCGCGGATCGATATCCAATTTGCAAG ACTTGGACGAGTGTGCATCCTCGGAATTAAACGATTGTCACTCTTATGCAACTTGTACGAACACGTGGGGTGGTTTTACCTGTACTTGCAATCCAGGATTGAAAGATCCCCATAAAGATGATTCGAACGAAGCTGGTAGATCCTGCTTATCTTGTCCTTCGACTCATTGCAACAACCGAGGGACGTGTTCCTATCAAAACGACCAGATGCAATGCGC ATGTACTGGTAATTACTATGGTACTCAGTGCGAAGTCGACGGCGAAGTTTTGGGCGTTGCGATAGGTGCCTCTGTCGCGGCCTTAATAATCATAGTCTTAACTTTGGTTTGCCTCGTGATGTGGAG TCGGAGATGGTCGCGCGAACAAAAGTCCGTCGGTTCGCCCGTTTATGGATACATTCAAGGTGGAATACCTGGGACGCTTCCTG gtacgttGGCTAGAGTGGGCTCGGTTGGGACTTTAGCATCGGTGAAGCAAGGACCACCGCCTAATTTACCACCCTATATGTTGGCACATTTTGCCGATCACATGGCAACCGCGAATATCTATGCC ACCGAACCTATGGGCCCGACAAGACCGAGCTCTGCAATGTTCGGTTATCCACCGATCAATGTTCATGGAACGTTACCTCCGGTTCCATTACCAAGACTTCAAGCTCCGCCAAGGCCGAGACAAAGACATCAACCGGATCCGGATAGTTCGGACTCGGAACCGCAGGACAAGGATAGGGCCGATTTGATACCACAGAGCAACGGGTTCCACGTGCCCAGGCCAAAGTCCAGATCGTCTTTGGCGGTGAGCATAACGAAACAACGTGTCTTCtcacgatataatattttacttgcACTTAATCCTATCATTCGTGCAGGTCGTCgctttatttttacattattacttTCAAGTTGCATATCTTCTCGTAAGaaagtcttttcttttcctcattTTATAGAATCAAAGTGGAATCTACAACGACGTGGAGTACGATCAAGGCGATGTTCAGCACCTGTCCAAAAACAATATACCAATGTCCACCTATAG
- the LOC124432366 gene encoding uncharacterized protein LOC124432366 isoform X3 has product MEGKKIPTLAIQNDRTSSRSSQDDPVLSASSYTGPQRTTLSSDRRDESLTFHRTSPVFRLETSKSVYSYDNKNEIRESRSEEPIDQLTSSKHVDHIDGNNIEVKSGEYYRNIIPTTSRSISGEGHGAPQGRNLLTEPHQPVGIQDRPVLYLQGIDQPRQPRQEKIYSEHAPPPILQTALPGRQANPDIQDIITGIVKLLNGNVNVAANTVRPLRPIQATRINNRGPPRISDVPPLPPDFDTPGMNPPPPPDTPYPFDKPPSPERPLINQLPPERPIRPFLNGVPLPEQIVPSGNRPWSWNRPGVHRRPIPAYKPLPANLDSSFHRDKDHLSNEKHTEKPHFDLNPDQQQIELNTTNESANVDDGIATNHKTIENKIGNSPNQEEQESPANPTKKGEHDDFTKKIHKYQSHMKDKINNDNTLVLGAEQEENENQPSSVIRYTDFPKPVISFNSQTKDTKITKTSQVAISSVVNSKNEESKLDVAFSSSIKPTKSFPTSTLNVETSSSVRVIEPTPTRTDVRPTSVPSNDDSSKPFETLTTTTTTTTTTTTTTKITTTTELEPSSTFTESGSIEIRTTSSTPTESLPTTIVKTMSTTQKSMIHSSMSSIFSKNTAPTDRYSYRPRPGIVLDDTLDYTGTPGLATQRPYPSPRPTSLVDIFDVTVSAVQGPGGSSGDGVRVSINGGNADVILTSAVEGQGFVSIDGKRTYLNLFDNTDRTSTSSQVIPQPTRTQPPHVVGTGLAIPQPDTPSINQRPALLSPRPNYPKRPTQPPVRIDTCIVGDSSTCDASQHEACATIQGVSACHCKPGYARLQHSLPCKKIVSIVVSIRIDRFYDRKVVWDRGLADKDSESYQTLAFEANRAIESAMSMTPFSDEHMGSSVNSVYQGDVSQGQGGVFVNATLKLIYEPRTVRPSLAGELQKQLLGVIHRRNNNIGNSALYVDSPRGSISNLQDLDECASSELNDCHSYATCTNTWGGFTCTCNPGLKDPHKDDSNEAGRSCLSCPSTHCNNRGTCSYQNDQMQCACTGNYYGTQCEVDGEVLGVAIGASVAALIIIVLTLVCLVMWSRRWSREQKSVGSPVYGYIQGGIPGTLPGTLARVGSVGTLASVKQGPPPNLPPYMLAHFADHMATANIYATEPMGPTRPSSAMFGYPPINVHGTLPPVPLPRLQAPPRPRQRHQPDPDSSDSEPQDKDRADLIPQSNGFHVPRPKSRSSLAVSITKQRVFSRYNILLALNPIIRAGRRFIFTLLLSSCISSRKKVFSFPHFIESKWNLQRRGVRSRRCSAPVQKQYTNVHL; this is encoded by the exons atggaaggaaagaaaatac CTACCTTGGCCATACAAAACGATCGAACCTCCTCTAGATCGTCTCAAGATGATCCGGTTTTAAGTGCGAGCTCTTACACGGGTCCTCAAAGGACGACCTTGAGTTCCGATCGACGGGACGAGTCGTTGACTTTTCACCGAACTTCTCCTGTTTTTCGATTGGAGACTTCCAAGAGCGTCTAcagttacgataataaaaatgaaatcagAGAGTCTCGTTCCGAAGAACCGATAGATCAGTTGACTTCTTCAAAGCACGTCGATCATATAGACGGTAATAACATCGAAGTGAAGTCCGGAGAATATTATCG CAATATAATACCAACGACGAGTCGATCGATTTCGGGGGAAGGACATGGGGCTCCGCAGGGACGGAATCTCTTGACGGAGCCCCATCAGCCGGTTGGAATCCAAGACCGACCAGTACTCTATTTGCAAGGAATAGACCAACCAAGACAACCTCGCCAAGAGAAGATTTATAGCGAACACGCGCCACCGCCTATTCTACAAACTGCCTTGCCTGGTAGACAAGCCAATCCTGATATTCAGGACATCATTACGGGTATCGTAAAACTTTTGAACGGGAATGTCAATGTGGCTGCTAATACTGTAAGACCGTTGAGGCCGATCCAAGCGACGAG GATCAACAATAGAGGACCGCCGAGAATTTCGGACGTTCCTCCTTTACCACCGGACTTTGATACGCCTGGTATgaatcctcctcctccaccggACACTCCTTATCCGTTTGACAAGCCACCGAGTCCTGAGAGGCCTCTGATCAATCAGTTACCACCGGAAAGGCCGATCAGGCCTTTCTTGAACGGTGTACCTTTACCGGAACAAATTGTACCTTCGGGAAATCGTCCTTGGTCCTGGAACAGGCCtg GTGTTCATAGACGACCAATTCCAGCGTACAAACCTCTACCAGCGAATTTAGATTCTAGCTTCCATCGGGACAAGGATCATCTGAGCAACGAAAAGCACACCGAGAAGCCGCATTTTGATTTGAACCCAGATCAACAGCAGATTGAACTCAATACGACCAACGAGTCTGCGAACGTGGACGATGGCATCGCGACGAATCacaaaacgatagaaaataaaataggaaaTAGTCCTAACCAGGAGGAGCAGGAAAGTCCTGCGAATCCAACGAAGAAAGGAGAACACGATGATTTTACGAAAAAGATACACAAGTATCAGTCTCACATGAAGGATAAgataaataacgacaatactcTCGTGTTGGGTGCCGAACAAGAGGAAAATGAGAATCAACCTAGCAGCGTGATACGATATACGGATTTTCCAAAACCCGTCATATCTTTTAACAGTCAAACCAAGGACACGAAGATTACGAAAACGAGTCAAGTCGCGATATCTTCGGTCGTCAACtcgaagaacgaagaaagcaAACTCGACGTTGCGTTTTCGAGTAGCATCAAACCTACGAAATCGTTCCCAACGAGCACTTTGAACGTTGAAACGAGCTCGTCGGTACGAGTGATCGAACCGACGCCAACAAGGACGGACGTTCGGCCTACTTCTGTCCCTTCGAACGACGATTCGAGTAAACCTTTCGAAACgttgacaacgacgacgacgacgacgacgacgacgacgacgacgacgaagattaCAACGACGACGGAATTAGAGCCGAGTAGTACGTTTACCGAATCGGGAAGCATAGAAATTAGAACGACTTCTTCGACGCCAACGGAGAGTTTACCTACGACGATTGTCAAAACTATGAGCACCACTCAGAAAAGTATGATTCATTCTTCGATGAGCAGCATCTTTTCGAAAAATACAG cTCCTACGGATCGATATTCCTACCGACCTCGGCCTGGAATAGTACTAGACGATACCTTGGACTACACGGGAACCCCAGGATTGGCTACGCAAAGACCTTACCCTTCGCCAAGACCCACGTCCTTGGTCGACATATTCGACGTCACCGTTTCTGCGGTTCAAGGCCCTGGTGGAAGTTCTG GAGATGGCGTCAGGGTATCTATAAACGGAGGAAACGCCGATGTTATTCTCACTTCTGCCGTGGAAGGTCAAGGGTTTGTAAGTATCGACGGTAAAAGGACCTATCTGAATTTGTTCGATAATACCGATCGAACTTCTACATCCTCGCAAGTGATACCTCAACCAACTAGAACTCAGCCTCCGCATGTCGTCGGCACCGG TCTAGCGATCCCGCAACCTGACACTCCGAGCATCAATCAACGTCCTGCCTTATTGTCACCAAGACCGAATTATCCAAAACGACCGACTCAGCCTCCCGTTAGGATAGACACTTGTATAGTTGGCGATAGTAGTACCTGCGATGCGAGTCAACACGAGGCATGTGCAACTATTCAAGGTGTATCAGCGTGTCACTGTAAACCAGGATACGCGAGATTACAACATTCTCTCCCATGTAAAA AAATCGTCAGTATCGTGGTATCCATTAGGATAGACAGATTTTACGATAGAAAGGTTGTCTGGGATCGTGGACTCGCTGACAAGGATTCCGAATCTTATCAAACATTGGCTTTCGAAGCAAACAGAGCC ATCGAGTCTGCGATGTCTATGACGCCTTTCTCGGACGAGCATATGGGATCGTCTGTAAATTCTGTATATCAAGGTGACGTGAGTCAAGGACAAGGAGGAGTCTTTGTAAATGCTACCTTGAAACTCATCTATGAACCGAGAACGGTGCGACCTAGTTTGGCTGGCGAATTGCAGAAACAACTTCTCGGCGTTATtcatagaagaaataataatattggaaaTAGCGCGCTGTACGTCGACAGTCCTCGCGGATCGATATCCAATTTGCAAG ACTTGGACGAGTGTGCATCCTCGGAATTAAACGATTGTCACTCTTATGCAACTTGTACGAACACGTGGGGTGGTTTTACCTGTACTTGCAATCCAGGATTGAAAGATCCCCATAAAGATGATTCGAACGAAGCTGGTAGATCCTGCTTATCTTGTCCTTCGACTCATTGCAACAACCGAGGGACGTGTTCCTATCAAAACGACCAGATGCAATGCGC ATGTACTGGTAATTACTATGGTACTCAGTGCGAAGTCGACGGCGAAGTTTTGGGCGTTGCGATAGGTGCCTCTGTCGCGGCCTTAATAATCATAGTCTTAACTTTGGTTTGCCTCGTGATGTGGAG TCGGAGATGGTCGCGCGAACAAAAGTCCGTCGGTTCGCCCGTTTATGGATACATTCAAGGTGGAATACCTGGGACGCTTCCTG gtacgttGGCTAGAGTGGGCTCGGTTGGGACTTTAGCATCGGTGAAGCAAGGACCACCGCCTAATTTACCACCCTATATGTTGGCACATTTTGCCGATCACATGGCAACCGCGAATATCTATGCC ACCGAACCTATGGGCCCGACAAGACCGAGCTCTGCAATGTTCGGTTATCCACCGATCAATGTTCATGGAACGTTACCTCCGGTTCCATTACCAAGACTTCAAGCTCCGCCAAGGCCGAGACAAAGACATCAACCGGATCCGGATAGTTCGGACTCGGAACCGCAGGACAAGGATAGGGCCGATTTGATACCACAGAGCAACGGGTTCCACGTGCCCAGGCCAAAGTCCAGATCGTCTTTGGCGGTGAGCATAACGAAACAACGTGTCTTCtcacgatataatattttacttgcACTTAATCCTATCATTCGTGCAGGTCGTCgctttatttttacattattacttTCAAGTTGCATATCTTCTCGTAAGaaagtcttttcttttcctcattTTATAGAATCAAAGTGGAATCTACAACGACGTGGAGTACGATCAAGGCGATGTTCAGCACCTGTCCAAAAACAATATACCAATGTCCACCTATAG